GCTTTATCTGCGCGTCGACTGGAACTGGTTCATGGCGGACGCCGCCGGGTTGAAAACCGCCTGGTATCCGGAACGCGGCTTCGGGAAACACATCTGGGACGGCTACGACGAGGCCATGATTCTTTACATTCTTGCCCTCGGCTCGCCCACCCATCCGTTGCCGGAAAGCACCTGGCAAACCTGGACCAAACCCTACGTTTGGGCCGAATATTACGGCCTGGCGTTCGTCAGCTTCGGGCCGTTGTTCGGCCATCAGTACTCGCATTGCTGGATCGACTTTCGCGGCATTCAGGATGATTACATGCGCGCGAAGGGCAGTGATTATTTTGAAAACTCACGGCGGGCGACTTACACGCAGCAGGCTTATGCCAGGGAAAACCCGCGACGATATCGTGATTATTCCGAAAACCTCTGGGGATTCACCGCGTGTGACGGCCCCAAAGACACCACCTTTGTGGTCGATGGCAGCACGCGGCAATTCTGGTCCTATCGCGCCCGCGGCGTGTCATTTGATTGGGTGGAGGATGACGGCACCCTTGCACCGACCGCGGCCGGCGGTTCTGTCGCATTCGCGCCGGAGATTTGCATCCCGGCGCTGAAAACGATGGCAGAAAAATACGGCGATCGTTTGTGGACGAAGTACGGCTTTCTTGATTCATTCAATCCTTCCTACATTACCCCACAGACACCCAACGGCTGGTTCGACCACGATTACCTGGGCATCGATCAGGGGCCGATCGCGATCATGATAGAAAACTTGCGCACCGGCCTGGTGTGGGAGGTGATGAAGAAGAACAAGTACATCGTGACCGGCCTGCAGCGTGCCGGCTTCAGGGGCGGCTGGCTGGAGCACGTAAAATAGTGCCTGTACGAAAGAGTTTCACCCTCGGCTGGGTCGAGGGTTTTTCAAGCTTCACGAGTCTGGAGGAATTTCAGAGGGTATTCAGGCAACGGCCAAGCCGTTGCGGATCGGTTGTGAGGGACACGAAATCATTGGGGCCGACAACCAACTCCCGCATGCCGCAAGGCGGCGGCCCATCATGCACTCATTAACCGGAGGAGAGGCCATGACCGAACTGACCGCACTTTGGCTCCCCATCCTGCTGTCAGCCGTGCTCATTTTCATCGTGAGTTCGATTATTCACATGGCGCTGCCCTGGCACAAGAATGACTACCGCAAGGTGCCAAACGAGGCCAGGGTGATGGAGGCGCTGCGCCCGTTCGCGCTGCCGCCGGGGGATTACATGATGCCACGCGCCACCAGCATGAATGAAGCACGCAGCCCCGAATTTGCCGACAAGCTGAAGAAAGGCCCGGTGATGGTGTTCACCGTCCTGCCGGCCGGCCAAATGGCTATGGGGAGCAGTCTGCTGCAGTGGTTTCTCTATTCCATTGTCGTCAATCTGTTTGCCGCCTATGTTGCAAGCCGGGCGCTCAGTGCCGAAGCAGGCTATTTGCAGGTGTTTCGCTTCGTCGGCACCACTGCCTTCCTGGGCTACGCCGTTGCGCTCTGGCAGATGTCGATTTGGTATAAACGTTCCTGGACCACGACCTTCAAAACCACCGTGGACGGTCTGCTCTATGCACTGTTGACGGCCGGCGTGTTCGGCTGGTTGTGGCCGCACTGAGGCAAGATTTTCCTGCCACGAAAAGTGCAATTTTATGAAATGACCGGCGGTTTTTTGTATGGCGATTTCTGATTGCGTGGCAGGCTTGTTTCCCGCAGGGGTGAGGTTTGGCGCAGGCATATGACTGAGGCAGCGCCGGGTTGGTGCGCTGCGACCGGTGCCTGTTGCGCCCCGGCAGATCCAGGTACACGCTGCAGCCGGGCGCTGCCGCATGCCAACGGTGTCTCGGCGGCGGCAAACCTTCATCGTCCCAACCGGACAGCAGTGCCCGCCTCCCGCGCGGGAACGATGGTGAGCAACCGGGCTTCGAAGACAACGCAATGTGAAAAGATGAGAGCAGCCCATGAAGCGGCAGATTGGCGTACTCACGCTCGCGCTTTTGGCGATGGGGGAAGACAGCCTGGCCCAGCCCAGGCTGCTGGATGATTTCGAAAACCTCGCGGGCTGGCAGGTGATCGTTTCCGACGGCGTCGCCGGCAGACTTGCCAGCGTGCCGGGCCACACCGGCAGGGCCCTGGCGTTGGAATTCGAGTTTCAGGCTGGGTCCGGCTATGTCATCGCACAGAAGCGGCTGCCGCTCACCCTGCCGGAGAATTACAAATTCAGCTTCTATTTGCGCGGCGAAACGCCGGTCAACAATTTCGAATTCAAGCTGCTCGATTCCCTGGACAATGTCTATTGGATCAAGCAGCTCAACCTCGACTATCCGCGCGAGTGGCAAAAGCGCACGATCAAAAAACGTCACATTACTTTTGCGTGGGGGCCGGCCGGCGGCGGCATGCCGCAGCGCATTGACCGTGTCGAGTTTGTGATTTCCGCCGGCGCCGGCGGCAAAGGCCGGATTTGTGTCGATGATTTCAAATTCGAGCCGATTGATGACGCCGCCCAACCCGCCGGCCCGCCGCGCGTGCATGCCTCGTCCTCCATCTCTTCCAGTCCGCCGCAGATTACTGCCGACGGCAACCTCATCCACGATTGGATCAGCGCCGGCGCAAGCGAGCACGAGCAGCTCACGGTCGATTTTCAAAAAGTGCGCGAAATCGGCGGGCTGGTGATTCACTGGGATTCCTCCAAATTCGCCACCGCCTACGATGTCGAATTGTCCGACGACGGGAAAGAATGGACCACGGCCTATGCCGTGCGCAACGGCACGGGAAAGAAGGACCATCTCTATCTGCCCGAGGCCGAGGCCAGGTTCCTGCGCCTGCAGCTCATGCAAAGCAATGGCGGCCGCGGTTATGGTCTGCTCCGGCTGGAAGTCAAAGGCCCGGAATTCTCCGCCTCGCCGAATGCCTTCTTCACCGCGATTGCCACCGCCCCGGACATGCGGCGCGGCTTTTTCCCCAGACCTTTTTTGCGGGAGCAAACCTACTGGACCATCGTCGGTGTCAGCGGTGACAGCAAAGAAGCACTGCTCAGTGAAACCGGCAGTCTCGAGGTGGACAAGGCCTGCTTCTCGCTCGAACCATTTTTGCATGTCGAGGGCCGGCTGTTGACATGGCATGATGTCAAGCGCCGCCAGTGGCTCGAGCAAAACTATTTGCCGGTTCCCTCGGTGCAATGGGAAAGTGACAAAGTGCAACTCACGATAACGGCCTTTGCTGCCGGCGAGGCGGGCGCCTCCCTGCTGGTGGCGCGCTATCATCTGCGCAACAGCAGTGAGAGGGCGGTGGCGGGAAAGCTGTTCATCGCGCTGCGGCCGTTTCAAGTGCTGCCGCCCTGGCAGGAGCTCAACCTCATCGGCGGGGTCGCGCGCCTGGACAGCTTGCGCCATGCCGGCGGCGTTGTTCACGTCCGGCCGCACAAGCGGGTGTTTCCGCAGCCGCCGCCCACCGGCTTCGGCGCCGCAACTTTCGATCAGGGCGACATCACCGAGTATTTACAGGATGGTGTTCTGCCGGCCAACACGGTGATCGGCGATCACACCGGTTTTGCCTCCGGCGCGCTGCAATATGATTTCACGCTCGCACCCGGCGAGGTGAAAGAGGTTGCCCTGGTTGTGCCGTTCCATGACGGCGTGGCTTCTGAAAATTGGAATGTCGCGGAGCTGCTGCAGCAGACCAGAGAATTCTGGCAGGCCAAACTCGATAACCTCACGATTAGATTGCCGGGCGCGGCGCAGGAACTCGTCAACACCTTCAAATCGCAAATCGCCTACATCCTGATCAATCGCGACGGTCCCGCGATTCAACCCGGGTCGCGCACTTACGAGCGCGCCTGGATTCGCGACGGTTCACTCACCGCGACGGCGCTGCTGCAAACCGGCCATGCCGCCGAAGTGCGGGAATATCTCGACTGGTATGCGCCGCATCAATATCCCTCCGGCAAAGTGCCGTGCGTGGTCGACAGCCGCGGCGCCGATCCCGTGCCCGAGCACGACAGCCACGGCCAGTTGATTTATGCGGTGATGGAATACTATCGCTTCACGCACGATCGCGAGTGGCTGCGCGGCAAATTTCCGCACGTGATCAAGGCGGTGCGTTACATTCAGGAACTGCGCCGCGGGCGCATGACCGAACCTTATCGCACCGGCACGCCGGAACAGCGCGCCTGTTTCGGTTTGGTGCCGGAATCGATCAGCCACGAAGGCTATTCCGCCAAGCCCATGCACTCCTACTGGGATGATTTCTTCGTGCTGCGCGGTCTGAAGGATGCCGCGGCAATGGCGGAGATTCTGGGAGAGCGGGAGCTGGCGCGGGAGTTCGCCGCCGAGCGCGATGATTTCCAAACCTGCCTTTACAATTCGATGCGGCTGGCGATGGCGAACAAAAACATCGACTATATTCCCGGCTGCGTCGAGCTGGGTGATTTTGACGCCACTTCGACCACCATCGGCGTGTCGCCGGTGAACGAGCTGGGCAACATTCCCGAGCCGCAACTGCACCAGACCTTCGACAAATACTTCCAATTCTTCGAGCAGCGGCGCCGTGGGGAAATCGACTGGAGCAACTACACGCCCTACGAGCACCGCCTGACCGGCACGTTCATTCACTTGTATGATCGCGAGCGGGCGCACGCCCTGCTCGATTTTTTCATGGCCGACCGCCGGCCGCCGGGTTGGAATCATTGGGCGGAAGTCGTGTGGCGCGATCCGGCCACCCCCAAAATGATCGGCGACATGCCGCACACCTGGGTCGGCTCCGATTTCATGCGCGCCGCGCGCAGTCTATTCGTCTTCGAGCGCGAGCAGGACGCCGCCCTGGTGATCGGCGAGGGCATCCGCGAAGCATGGGTGCGTGACCCCGCCGGCGTGGAAGTGAGAAATCTGCCGACGCATTATGGCACGTTGCATTACCGGATGCACATGCACGACGGCCGGGTGATCGTCGAATTGGAGGGTGATCTCTCCCTGCCACCGGGCAGGCTGGAGGTGCGTTCGCCGCTGGCGGCCGCGCTCAAAGGCGTGCGGGTCAACGGCAAAAAAATCGCGTCTTTCACCTCCGATCGGATTTTCCTGCACACCCTTCCGGCACGACTGGAATTGCGTTATGCCACAGGCAGGCCTGGTTCATAGTTTCCGTTTCTCAACGGTTATACCTGGCGCAGCCATGGCCGCAACCAAACCTGTCAACCGCGAGGCCGCAACGCGCGCGCAGGCTTTCTTTGTGTTCTTCATGCTTTCGCATGCAAGCATGTGTTGCGATTATTCCTCATTCGCTGCATGCCTTCTTGCATCAGTTTGACGTTCCAGTTCAACAAGCCTTCAAGGCGGCAGTCGCGTAATTTCAAGCAGGTCGGTAGTTGGGCTTCGTGAATTGATAGTAGTTTATCGACCGCTTTATTCTCAATGATGATACAACCTTCGGCGAGCATCTCAATGCGGTAACCGGCATCAATTCGCCGGCCGTCATATAGACTCGGTGGCGATACTTCGCAATTCATTCACAAACCGCGCTCGTGCAGCCTTCAAGCCTGACACGGTTGCCAGGGCGACCCCAACGCGTGAAGCCAGCGCTGTCATTCGCCTGGCGTTCCTGGCGCTTTTGGTGGTTCAAAAAATCTTCGCGATCGTGATAATTTCGCCGTGATAATACTGCAGGGATCGTTCATGTTGAATTGCATCCGGTTGCGGTGGCTGCTTGCATCGCTTATGCTCATCCTGACGTGCAGCGGCAGGGCTTGGACGCAGCAGCGTGTCCCGCCTGCTGCCGAGGGCCGAATCGACTCGTTGTTGGCGGTCATGACCCTGGAGGAAAAGCTCGGTCAACTGAATCAGCTTTCCGGCCCGTGGCGTGACACGCTGAGC
The window above is part of the candidate division KSB1 bacterium genome. Proteins encoded here:
- a CDS encoding Tat pathway signal protein, yielding MTKKTLILPGLLLLAGAAALTIRCESPAPKKLPTPVAAWDPFLDTLQVRTLKFFLETTDLQTGLCWDRWPSPSPSSIAAIGFGLTCYPIAAERRLLTRAEAAQRTNNTLRFLWHLPQNDRPDSTSGYRGFFYHFLQVPGGLREWRCELSTIDTALLLAGVLFCQSYFDQADPVEQSLRALADSLYLRVDWNWFMADAAGLKTAWYPERGFGKHIWDGYDEAMILYILALGSPTHPLPESTWQTWTKPYVWAEYYGLAFVSFGPLFGHQYSHCWIDFRGIQDDYMRAKGSDYFENSRRATYTQQAYARENPRRYRDYSENLWGFTACDGPKDTTFVVDGSTRQFWSYRARGVSFDWVEDDGTLAPTAAGGSVAFAPEICIPALKTMAEKYGDRLWTKYGFLDSFNPSYITPQTPNGWFDHDYLGIDQGPIAIMIENLRTGLVWEVMKKNKYIVTGLQRAGFRGGWLEHVK
- a CDS encoding discoidin domain-containing protein, which gives rise to MKRQIGVLTLALLAMGEDSLAQPRLLDDFENLAGWQVIVSDGVAGRLASVPGHTGRALALEFEFQAGSGYVIAQKRLPLTLPENYKFSFYLRGETPVNNFEFKLLDSLDNVYWIKQLNLDYPREWQKRTIKKRHITFAWGPAGGGMPQRIDRVEFVISAGAGGKGRICVDDFKFEPIDDAAQPAGPPRVHASSSISSSPPQITADGNLIHDWISAGASEHEQLTVDFQKVREIGGLVIHWDSSKFATAYDVELSDDGKEWTTAYAVRNGTGKKDHLYLPEAEARFLRLQLMQSNGGRGYGLLRLEVKGPEFSASPNAFFTAIATAPDMRRGFFPRPFLREQTYWTIVGVSGDSKEALLSETGSLEVDKACFSLEPFLHVEGRLLTWHDVKRRQWLEQNYLPVPSVQWESDKVQLTITAFAAGEAGASLLVARYHLRNSSERAVAGKLFIALRPFQVLPPWQELNLIGGVARLDSLRHAGGVVHVRPHKRVFPQPPPTGFGAATFDQGDITEYLQDGVLPANTVIGDHTGFASGALQYDFTLAPGEVKEVALVVPFHDGVASENWNVAELLQQTREFWQAKLDNLTIRLPGAAQELVNTFKSQIAYILINRDGPAIQPGSRTYERAWIRDGSLTATALLQTGHAAEVREYLDWYAPHQYPSGKVPCVVDSRGADPVPEHDSHGQLIYAVMEYYRFTHDREWLRGKFPHVIKAVRYIQELRRGRMTEPYRTGTPEQRACFGLVPESISHEGYSAKPMHSYWDDFFVLRGLKDAAAMAEILGERELAREFAAERDDFQTCLYNSMRLAMANKNIDYIPGCVELGDFDATSTTIGVSPVNELGNIPEPQLHQTFDKYFQFFEQRRRGEIDWSNYTPYEHRLTGTFIHLYDRERAHALLDFFMADRRPPGWNHWAEVVWRDPATPKMIGDMPHTWVGSDFMRAARSLFVFEREQDAALVIGEGIREAWVRDPAGVEVRNLPTHYGTLHYRMHMHDGRVIVELEGDLSLPPGRLEVRSPLAAALKGVRVNGKKIASFTSDRIFLHTLPARLELRYATGRPGS
- a CDS encoding GxxExxY protein — protein: MNCEVSPPSLYDGRRIDAGYRIEMLAEGCIIIENKAVDKLLSIHEAQLPTCLKLRDCRLEGLLNWNVKLMQEGMQRMRNNRNTCLHAKA